The following nucleotide sequence is from Hevea brasiliensis isolate MT/VB/25A 57/8 chromosome 7, ASM3005281v1, whole genome shotgun sequence.
ATGGTTTCgacttattttttatataattttgatttaattcttaattaaaaattataatcaaaCCAAAGCATTAAAATAAGTTTAGTTCAATATTATTTACAATTCTCCAATTCGATTCAGACCTCCGAAAACTGCACAACCCTAATAAAAATCCATCCAAATTATATTCACACAATCACCTGCATAGTTACAGTAAAGCAGCCAGCAATGCATAGAAAAGAGAAGAGAATTATTTACATGATTTGGCCTCCAAACCACATCGATTCTATTGAATCTTTAATGTATGCAATTACAGAGCATATGAACTAATGAATGGAAGGAAGACAAGGCACAGAGAAGACAAGTTTGGTAGAATTACTATAAAGAGGGGCTCCCAAAGAAAATGGAGAGAAACAGTTGTCCACAAACGTGGGATGCTCAAAGAGCACACCAACGTGCCCTCCTCTCCCTCCCTCCAATCTTTATGATCTCAACTAGTATGAACTCTTTTCTTTGCCAAAAATCTAGAGATCTATATTTCTCGTAAGACCGGGTCTCTTGCTTTTCATTTTCCACCAcccaaattaacaaaaaaaaaaaaaaaaaagacaaccaAGAATAATCAAACCAAAGTGTAATTTTCTATTCTTTCTTTTCCCTCTCAAGGAATTTTTTTTTGCCACCCTGGTTATGCCATCTAATATCATCTCTCTAACCCATAACAGAGAGAGAAGAAAATAACAAGAATCTTTCTTTCATGGCTGCCACTCCAGGAGGCCTTGTAAATCATCTCCTGGGGCTAGGCTAGTTTCATACCCCACTTCTCTTCTCTTGCCTAATAATTCaatcccttttcttcttcttcttcttcttcttcttcttcttattctatgTAACCCATCGACCAGCAATCTTTGCATATTTGTTTTCAGATTTTAATGCCTTTTTGGGCATGAAAATGTACCATTCTTCCCTGTTAGAGAAACAGCATTGTCCATATAGGAATTCATAGGGGTAAGAGAGAAATGGGGGACGTCTCGCCTGATAAGAAATCTGGTTGTGGCCTAATAAATGCAGTTTTTGGACGACGAAGTTTTTGGCAAAAGAGAACCACTTCTTGTAGCTCACTTCCTGCGATGAATGGAAACACATTTGTCAGGACGCCAAGCACTCCAAAGAGACGGAGGAGTGGCTCTGATGAGGCTGCATTTTTAGATAACTTACCGGCCATATCAGATGGCGCTCCAAAACCTGGCAGAAAAGCTCCTGATCACCCTAAGATCCTTCCTGTACAACAACAACAACAGCAGAAACAGAACCACCATCCTCCGCAGCACCAACAAAACTATGGTAGAAAACCTTCAGAGGACGCAGCTAAAATTTCGGCTAACCAACTTCATGGTAACCAAAACTATGGTTATCCTCATCAAGGTAGGAAGCTACCTAAGGAAGCAGTTAGCATATCCGGCGAGCTTGAAAGTATGATTGCTGATCACCAAAAGACTAAAGGAGACAGCACGCTTGTCCGGGCTTCATCTAGCAATGTCATGCTTTTCGGCAATTTAGGCAATCTGAGGCAATCCGGGGGAAATGGTGGTGGAGGAAATACGAATTCATACAATGTTCTTGATTACCTTCCTAAGCCTGCAAGAGAAGAGAATCCCATGCCTAATGGGAAATACCCGAATAGCGTGATGGGAAATGTAGTGAAAAAACAACATGAAGAGCAGAAACCAGGCGCTGAGCAGCCTGGAGGTTCCTTATGCAGGGCTCTCTCTACTAGAATGGACCCTGAACAATTGAAAATTATGGGCAATGAAGATTACAAGAATGGGAATTTCGCAGAGGCATTGGCTTTGTATGATGCAGCAATCTCAATTGATCCCAATAAGGCTTCATATCGGAGCAATAAAAGCGCGGCATTGACAGCTCTAGGTAGGCTTCTTGAGGCAGTTTTCGAGTGCAGAGAAGCCCTT
It contains:
- the LOC110652282 gene encoding TPR repeat-containing thioredoxin TTL4, giving the protein MGDVSPDKKSGCGLINAVFGRRSFWQKRTTSCSSLPAMNGNTFVRTPSTPKRRRSGSDEAAFLDNLPAISDGAPKPGRKAPDHPKILPVQQQQQQKQNHHPPQHQQNYGRKPSEDAAKISANQLHGNQNYGYPHQGRKLPKEAVSISGELESMIADHQKTKGDSTLVRASSSNVMLFGNLGNLRQSGGNGGGGNTNSYNVLDYLPKPAREENPMPNGKYPNSVMGNVVKKQHEEQKPGAEQPGGSLCRALSTRMDPEQLKIMGNEDYKNGNFAEALALYDAAISIDPNKASYRSNKSAALTALGRLLEAVFECREALRIDPHYHRAHLRLANLYLRLGDGEKTIYHYKLSGPEVDHVDIAKAKGLQIHLNKCTEARRLRDWNTLIKETRAAISSGADSALLIYALQAEALIKLHRHQEADEVLKKGPNFQDDECTKYFGPIGNANLLMVRAQVDMAVGRFEEALAAAQRATRLDSNNKEANMVMKKARAVAAARSTGNQLFKAAKFYEASNAYGEGLEHDPYNSVLLCNRAACRSKLGQYEKAVEDCNGALNMRPNYSKARLRRADCYAKLEKWEASIQDYEILHKEAPDDEEVGKGLLEAKAQLKKHRDE